The proteins below are encoded in one region of Danio rerio strain Tuebingen ecotype United States chromosome 12, GRCz12tu, whole genome shotgun sequence:
- the cdk5rap3 gene encoding CDK5 regulatory subunit-associated protein 3, whose product MENIQNLPIDIQTSKLLDWLVDRRHCTLKWQSAVMTIREKINAAIQDMPENEEIKQLLSGSYIHHFHCLQIIEVLKGTEASTKNIFGRYSSQRMKDWQEIVSMYEKDNVYLAEMASILVRNVSYEGPALRKQVSKAQQLQQELSRRELECQSGSADMRERYYAACKQYGIKGENVARELQAQVKDLPVVLEETGKKAACLKDAIEFYTAFTKFVSDWSEEVLPLLRFVQKKGNTTVYERKTGNVPKVVERPVMEEAPPDVVTEETIDWGDLGSGAGTGSEEVNFGISVEDGVDWGIGLESGTEETSGGGINWGDSESAPLEIEVVDVGTDCPDGVARGEDALSLLENSQTRSQFINELKELEMFLCQRLSEMREEGDLVAMSQFQLAPSVIQAQTPQRVQVMLADVRELLNGLTSVRMQHLFMIQASPRYVERVSELLRQKLKQADIMVLKRGTLAEKRQEALEEQAKLEPRIDLLAARTKELQKLIEADISKRYNNRPVNLMGVHV is encoded by the exons ATGGAG AACATCCAGAATCTCCCTATTGACATCCAAACCAGTAAACTCTTGG ACTGGTTGGTGGACCGAAGACACTGCACACTGAAATGGCAAAGTGCAGTTATGACCATCAGAGAGAAAATTAACGCTGCCATTCAGGATATGCCAGAAAACGAAGAGATCAAACAGCTGCTCTCCGGCTCAT ATATTCACCATTTCCATTGCTTACAAATAATCGAAGTATTAAAAGGAACGGAAGCGTCCACCAAAAATATTTTTGGCAGATATTCATCACAAAGGATGAAG GACTGGCAAGAGATAGTGTCCATGTATGAAAAAGACAATGTCTATTTGG CTGAAATGGCCAGTATTTTGGTTCGTAATGTAAGTTATGAAGGGCCAGCTTTAAGGAAGCAGGTGTCTAAAGCTCAACAGCTGCAGCAGGAGCTGAGCCGACGTGAGCTGGAGTGTCAGAGCGGTTCTGCCGACATGAGAGAACGCTATTATGCTGCCTGTAAACAGTACGGCATAAAA GGGGAAAACGTGGCAAGGGAGTTGCAAGCACAGGTTAAAGATCTGCCTGTGGTTTTAGAAGAAACTGGAAAAAAAGCTGCCTGTCTGAAAGATGCCATAGAGTTTTACACAGCATTCACTAAGTTTGTCAGCGACTG GTCGGAGGAAGTACTGCCCTTACTGAGGTTTGTCCAGAAGAAAGGAAACACAACTGTATATGAGAGAAAGACTGGAAATGTGCCTAAAGTTGTAGAGAGACCTGTAATGGAGGAAGCACCCCCAGATGTTGTTACAGAGGAGACG ATTGACTGGGGTGATCTTGGCAGCGGTGCTGGTACTGGTAGTGAAGAGGTAAATTTTGGGATTTCTGTTGAGGATGGTGTGGATTGGGGTATCGGTCTTGAGTCTGGTACTGAG GAAACAAGTGGTGGTGGTATTAACTGGGGAGACTCTGAATCTGCCCCATTGGAAATTGAAGTTGTGGATGTGGGCACAGACT GTCCTGATGGTGTAGCCAGAGGTGAAGATGCCCTTTCTCTTCTGGAAAACTCACAAACACGTAGCCAGTTCATCAATGAACTAAAGGAG TTGGAAATGTTCCTGTGTCAGCGGCTCAGTGAGATGCGTGAAGAAGGCGACTTGGTGGCCATGAGTCAGTTCCAGCTCGCTCCCTCAGTGATCCAGGCCCAGACACCTCAGCGTGTGCAGGTCATGCTGGCAGATGTGCGTGAGCTGCTGAACGGGCTCACTTCAGTGCGAATGCAGCACCTCTTCATGATCCAGGCATCACCACG CTATGTGGAGCGTGTTTCTGAGCTGCTGCGGCAGAAACTCAAGCAGGCTGATATCATGGTATTAAAACGTGGCACACTGGCTGAAAAACGACAGGAGGCACTGGAAGAACAGGCCAAGCTGGAGCCACGAATTGATCTGCTGGCTGCTCGCACCAAGGAGCTCCAGAAACTG ATTGAAGCTGACATTTCAAAAAGATACAACAACCGTCCTGTCAACCTCATGGGAGTTCATGTGTGA